The Heyndrickxia vini genome contains a region encoding:
- the gcvPA gene encoding aminomethyl-transferring glycine dehydrogenase subunit GcvPA: MTKHRYLPMTDQDQQEMLETIGVSSVDDLFSDIPEKVRFKGLYNIKKAKSETALLKELSQMAAKNADVKQNVSFLGAGVYDHYIPTIVDHVISRSEFYTAYTPYQPEISQGELQAIFEYQTMICELTGMDVANSSMYDGGTALAEAAMLSCGQTRRKKILISETVHPESREVLKTYAKGQFIDVVEIPHKNGVTDLQALQQELTEEVAAVVVQYPNFFGQIEPLKEIEPLAHQHKGLFIVSSNPLALGAITPPGKFGADIVVGDAQVFGIPQSFGGPHCGYFAVTTKLMRKVPGRLVGETVDENGKRGFVLTLQAREQHIRRDKATSNICSNQALNALAASVAMTALGKKGVKEVAIQNIQKSYYAKKAFKQEGFKIEFEGPSFNEFVIQLNKPVKEFNKHLLSKGIIGGYDLSRDYPQMDNCMLVAVTELRTKDEIDQLIKELRDSHE, encoded by the coding sequence ATGACAAAGCATCGTTATCTACCGATGACAGATCAAGACCAGCAGGAAATGCTAGAAACCATTGGGGTATCTTCTGTCGATGACCTTTTCAGTGATATTCCGGAAAAAGTACGTTTTAAGGGCTTATATAATATTAAAAAAGCAAAATCGGAAACAGCTTTGTTAAAAGAGTTAAGCCAAATGGCAGCTAAAAATGCAGATGTTAAACAGAATGTTTCGTTTTTAGGCGCTGGTGTCTATGATCATTACATTCCAACGATTGTTGATCATGTTATTAGTCGATCCGAATTTTATACTGCCTATACACCTTATCAACCCGAAATCTCCCAAGGGGAACTACAAGCGATATTTGAATATCAAACGATGATCTGTGAGTTAACCGGAATGGATGTAGCTAATTCTTCGATGTATGACGGAGGTACAGCTTTAGCCGAAGCCGCTATGTTGAGCTGCGGTCAAACGCGTAGAAAAAAAATACTTATTTCTGAAACTGTTCATCCGGAATCACGTGAAGTATTAAAAACATATGCAAAAGGGCAGTTCATTGATGTGGTTGAAATTCCCCATAAAAATGGTGTAACAGATTTACAGGCTTTACAACAGGAGTTAACCGAAGAAGTTGCCGCTGTTGTCGTTCAATACCCAAATTTCTTCGGCCAAATTGAACCGTTAAAGGAAATTGAGCCACTGGCACATCAGCATAAAGGATTATTTATTGTTTCAAGTAATCCACTTGCGCTTGGTGCGATCACACCTCCAGGAAAATTCGGAGCAGATATTGTTGTTGGTGATGCACAAGTTTTCGGAATCCCTCAAAGCTTTGGTGGACCACATTGTGGTTATTTTGCAGTAACAACGAAATTAATGAGAAAAGTTCCTGGGCGATTAGTTGGCGAAACGGTTGATGAAAATGGAAAAAGGGGATTTGTTTTAACCCTCCAAGCCCGTGAACAGCATATACGTCGCGATAAAGCAACATCCAATATTTGTTCTAACCAAGCCCTAAATGCTTTAGCTGCATCAGTCGCGATGACAGCTCTAGGTAAAAAAGGTGTAAAGGAAGTTGCGATTCAAAATATTCAAAAATCCTATTATGCAAAAAAGGCATTTAAGCAAGAAGGATTTAAAATCGAATTTGAGGGTCCAAGTTTTAATGAATTTGTTATTCAATTAAATAAACCTGTAAAAGAGTTTAATAAACATCTATTGAGTAAAGGAATTATTGGTGGCTACGATTTAAGTAGAGATTACCCTCAAATGGACAATTGTATGCTTGTAGCTGTTACGGAATTACGTACGAAAGATGAAATCGATCAATTGATTAAAGAATTGAGGGATAGCCATGAATAA
- the gcvPB gene encoding aminomethyl-transferring glycine dehydrogenase subunit GcvPB: MNKENQPLIFEITKPGRIGYSLPDLDVPEIDINDYLPSDYIRDEEALLPEVSELDIMRHYTALSRKNHGVDSGFYPLGSCTMKYNPKINESVARFPGFAHIHPLQDESSVQGALELMYDLQQHLIEITGMDEVTLQPAAGAHGEWTGLMMIRAYHEANGEHNRTKVIVPDSAHGTNPASASVAGLETVTVKSDENGLVDLDDLRRLVDSDTAALMLTNPNTLGLFEENILEMAEIVHGAGGKLYYDGANLNAVLSKARPGDMGFDVVHLNLHKTFTGPHGGGGPGSGPVGVKKDLIPYLPKPVLVKENDVYKFDYERPHSIGRVKPYYGNFGINVRAYTYIRTMGPDGLKAVTENAVLNANYMMRRLAEYYDLPYDRHCKHEFVLSAKRQKKLGVRALDIAKRLLDFGYHPPTIYFPLNVEECMMIEPTETESKETLDSFIDCMIQIAKETEENPEIVQEAPHTTIIKRLDEAQAARKPVLRYINK; the protein is encoded by the coding sequence ATGAATAAGGAGAATCAACCATTAATTTTTGAAATCACGAAACCAGGCAGAATTGGTTATAGCCTTCCTGACCTTGACGTTCCTGAGATTGACATTAACGATTATCTCCCATCTGATTATATTCGTGATGAAGAAGCACTTTTACCTGAGGTTTCTGAACTTGATATTATGCGTCATTATACGGCTTTATCTAGGAAGAACCATGGAGTGGATTCCGGTTTCTATCCACTTGGATCATGTACAATGAAATATAATCCTAAAATTAATGAATCGGTTGCCCGTTTCCCAGGTTTTGCCCATATACATCCACTACAAGATGAAAGCTCTGTTCAAGGTGCGCTGGAATTAATGTATGATTTGCAACAACATTTAATTGAGATCACTGGAATGGATGAAGTGACTCTCCAACCGGCGGCGGGAGCTCACGGTGAATGGACAGGTTTAATGATGATTCGTGCCTATCATGAAGCAAATGGTGAACATAATCGGACAAAGGTAATAGTTCCCGATTCTGCCCATGGAACAAACCCAGCATCTGCTAGTGTAGCAGGACTTGAGACGGTAACGGTTAAATCAGACGAAAATGGCCTTGTTGATTTGGATGATTTAAGAAGGTTAGTGGATTCAGATACAGCAGCTTTAATGCTAACAAACCCCAATACTTTAGGATTATTTGAAGAAAATATTTTGGAAATGGCAGAAATCGTTCACGGTGCAGGCGGTAAACTTTACTATGACGGTGCTAATTTAAACGCGGTACTATCAAAAGCTCGTCCGGGGGATATGGGATTTGATGTTGTTCATTTAAATCTTCATAAAACATTTACAGGCCCACATGGCGGCGGTGGACCGGGTTCCGGTCCAGTAGGGGTGAAAAAAGATTTAATCCCATATTTACCAAAACCAGTGCTCGTAAAAGAAAACGATGTTTATAAGTTCGACTATGAACGACCGCATTCCATTGGCCGAGTGAAACCATACTATGGTAATTTCGGGATAAATGTAAGAGCATATACGTATATCCGAACAATGGGACCAGATGGATTAAAAGCTGTAACCGAAAATGCAGTACTAAATGCAAATTATATGATGAGAAGATTGGCAGAATACTATGATCTACCATATGACCGTCACTGTAAGCATGAATTTGTTTTAAGTGCAAAACGTCAAAAGAAATTAGGTGTTCGTGCATTAGATATTGCTAAACGTCTGTTAGACTTTGGATATCATCCACCTACTATTTACTTCCCATTAAATGTGGAGGAATGTATGATGATTGAGCCTACTGAAACGGAATCGAAAGAAACGTTGGATTCATTTATCGATTGCATGATACAAATTGCAAAAGAAACTGAAGAAAATCCTGAAATCGTTCAAGAAGCTCCACATACAACCATTATTAAACGTTTAGATGAAGCGCAAGCAGCCCGCAAACCAGTTTTGCGTTATATTAATAAATAA
- a CDS encoding rhodanese-like domain-containing protein, translating into MGSLYFLIIVIVAVFAYTLFNYFSQKRAVKTLTEEEFKAGYRKAQLIDVREANEFDGGHILGSRNIPLSQMKMRMKEIRPDKPVYLYCQSGMRSGRAAQMLYRKGYKDLYHLQGGFKKWTGKIKSK; encoded by the coding sequence GTGGGTAGTTTATATTTTCTTATTATCGTCATAGTAGCAGTCTTCGCCTACACGCTCTTTAATTATTTTTCTCAAAAGAGAGCGGTTAAAACATTAACTGAAGAAGAATTTAAAGCGGGCTATCGGAAGGCACAATTAATCGACGTTCGAGAAGCGAATGAGTTCGATGGAGGACATATATTAGGTTCAAGAAATATTCCATTATCACAAATGAAAATGAGAATGAAAGAAATCCGTCCTGATAAACCAGTATACTTATATTGCCAAAGCGGTATGCGCAGTGGTCGTGCTGCACAAATGCTTTATCGTAAAGGTTATAAAGATCTTTACCATTTACAAGGCGGTTTTAAAAAATGGACTGGTAAAATTAAATCTAAATAA